CCATCAGAGAGTTCTCGCACCAGGACATCTCGCACGAAGCGCGTGACCTGATTGCGCTGCTCCGCCTCCGCGAACAATTCACTGACCAGTTGTACTGCAGCGATGTCGTCCTTTCCCAGCTCATCGGCCACCACATGCAGCGGGATTGCAGGACGGTCCTCGATCAAGGCTGTGAGTGAGTCATAGCCGCGCTCGCGAACGCGCTCGTACAGGCGGGCCTTCCAGTTCCCCTCCCAGGGATGCCTGGGACTCATCGCCCTCTCCAGCGAGTAAAGGTCATCGGAATTTTATAATCCTTCATGTTCTTCGCGACGGTTCTAAGAGACTATCT
Above is a genomic segment from Stigmatella erecta containing:
- a CDS encoding NUDIX hydrolase, encoding MSPRHPWEGNWKARLYERVRERGYDSLTALIEDRPAIPLHVVADELGKDDIAAVQLVSELFAEAEQRNQVTRFVRDVLVRELSDGLPEGWPAVLDDANRFEVALALARWMGYTPEPLQERARQVAARLLAAPPSPGWRPLGPDDELLRTLLPDEVA